From Rutidosis leptorrhynchoides isolate AG116_Rl617_1_P2 chromosome 3, CSIRO_AGI_Rlap_v1, whole genome shotgun sequence, a single genomic window includes:
- the LOC139895790 gene encoding receptor-like protein EIX2: MMHVVVYWVICILLSVSVADHSLGVNENANMTVTGSCIDKERQALLKFKRDLKDINGTLNNWSNEEGKMDCCKWSGVSCDTDTGHVTGLSLYKYYLVGKISTSIKVLKQLQVLILCYNDFQSSDIPNFLGSLTNLQYLDMCNANLSGPIPQELGNLSNLSYLDLNSNSLRGSIPASFEGLASLIELDLSINNLGGFIPQIQSLYNLSSLNLSGNSLCGSIPFSFGSLTSLIMLDLSHNQLSGDLPNSLGQLSGLDTLDVSSNSLHGVISDLHFINLSLLTHLDMSFNSFSFNFSSHFRIPVDLETIKLQSCKLGPRFPVWIKSQRYFRYLDISSAGISDSVPVWFWDQLPLILKFLNLSSNELRGTLPDITSDFEYYPGLDLSNNRFEGRVPLLPSKLASLNLSGNKFQGNLSFLCRIDGELTFIDLSNNSFSGSLSDDCWSQFQKLVILDLSNNNLSGKIPLSFRLLSQLEALYLRKNAFVGELPMSLSNCTNLRFLDLGENKLSGKIPAWVGERLTRLYVLVLRSNIFNGSLPTQMCLLNNLNILDLSNNGLVGNIPGCFGNFTSMFSKKSGDDMAYHSYHAYHFSSGPGHVFTSDPAFGEVLESFVDNALVAWKGIERSFGTSILELLKIIDLSNNRLSGEFPFEIARLVELVSLNISLNKLHGELPKDIGNLTSLNSLDLSRNQFSGKIPSSLSQLNGLGVLDLSYNNLSGKIPTGTLLQGFNSSSYEGNPLLYGPPITPISRPTPATTIDDEVDTNLHGDDDFWKSYYMGMGSGFAVGFWGICGLIFLNHRCRHLLFASLSLAKDWIYVTVVVIFRKFKRFLASLHS; this comes from the exons atGATGCATGTTGTTGTGTATTGGGTGATATGCATACTATTATCTGTTAGTGTTGCTGATCATAGTCTAGGGGTCAATGAAAATGCCAACATGACGGTTACCGGGTCATGCATCGACAAGGAGAGACAAGCTCTGCTGAAGTTTAAAAGAGACTTAAAAGACATAAATGGCACTCTAAATAATTGGAGCAATGAAGAAGGAAAGATGGATTGTTGCAAATGGTCTGGTGTCTCTTGTGACACCGACACTGGTCATGTAACCGGACTTTCTCTTTATAAATATTATTTGGTAGGAAAGATCAGTACATCAATAAAGGTGTTAAAGCAGTTACAAGTCCTAATTTTATGTTATAATGATTTTCAGTCCAGTGATATACCAAACTTTTTGGGTTCCCTTACCAACTTACAGTATTTGGATATGTGTAATGCTAATCTCAGTGGACCTATTCCTCAGGAGCTTGGAAATCTCTCCAACTTGTCTTATCTTGATCTCAATAGTAATTCGTTGCGGGGATCTATTCCTGCTTCCTTTGAAGGTTTAGCTTCTCTCATTGAATTAGACCTCTCAATAAACAATCTAGGAGGTTTCATTCCtcaaattcaaagtctttacaacCTGTCTAGTCTTAATCTCAGTGGTAATTCATTGTGTGGATCTATTCCTTTTTCTTTTGGATCTTTAACTTCTCTCATTATGTTAGACCTCTCTCATAATCAGTTGAGTGGTGATTTACCCAACAGTTTGGGCCAACTTTCAGGTCTTGATACTCTCGATGTATCATCCAACTCCCTTCATGGCGTGATATCCGACCTTCACTTCATAAATCTCTCCCTGTTAACCCATTTGGATATGTCCTTCaattcattttcattcaattttagctCCCATTTTAGAATTCCTGTAGACCTAGAGACCATAAAATTGCAATCCTGCAAGCTGGGACCTAGGTTCCCAGTGTGGATTAAATCTCAAAGATATTTCAGATATCTTGATATTTCCAGTGCTGGAATATCAGATAGTGTCCCTGTGTGGTTCTGGGACCAACTACCATTGATATTAAAATTTTTGAACCTGTCTTCAAATGAATTGAGAGGTACCCTACCAGATATAACATCAGACTTTGAATATTATCCTGGATTGGATTTGAGTAACAACCGTTTTGAAGGTAGGGTACCACTATTGCCTTCAAAACTCGCCTCGTTAAACCTCTCCGGAAACAAATTCCAAGGAAACCTATCTTTCTTATGTCGTATTGATGGGGAATTAACTTTCATTGACCTCTCCAATAATTCATTTTCTGGGAGCCTTTCTGATGATTGTTGGTCGCAATTCCAAAAACTGGTAATCCTTGATTTATCAAACAACAATTTATCAGGAAAAATTCCTCTGTCTTTTCGACTCTTGAGTCAACTAGAGGCATTGTATTTGCGAAAAAACGCATTTGTTGGTGAACTGCCCATGTCCTTGAGCAACTGTACAAATCTGAGGTTTTTGGATCTTGGGGAAAACAAGTTATCTGGAAAGATACCTGCGTGGGTAGGTGAAAGACTTACGAGGTTATATGTTCTTGTATTACGATCAAATATATTCAATGGTAGTCTACCCACCCAAATGTGTTTGTTGAACAATCTTAATATCCTGGACCTATCTAACAATGGATTGGTGGGTAATATTCCTGGTTGCTTTGGTAACTTTACATCTATGTTTAGTAAAAAGTCTGGAGATGATATGGCCTATCATTCTTATCACGCGTATCATTTTAGTTCTGGACCTGGTCATGTTTTCACTTCTGATCCAGCTTTTGGAGAGGTACTTGAAAGTTTCGTTGACAATGCATTGGTTGCATGGAAAGGAATAGAAAGATCGTTTGGAACAAGTATTCTTGAGCTACTGAAGATCATTGATCTTTCAAACAATAGATTATCAGGGGAGTTTCCCTTTGAGATCGCCCGTCTTGTTGAATTAGTCTCCTTAAATATCTCCCTCAACAAACTGCATGGTGAACTCCCAAAAGATATTGGTAACTTGACATCTCTTAATTCTCTTGACTTGTCAAGAAATCAGTTTTCTGGAAAGATTCCTTCAAGTTTGTCACAGTTGAACGGTTTAGGTGTTCTTGACCTCTCATACAATAACTTGTCAGGAAAAATACCAACTGGGACTCTACTTCAAGGCTTTAATTCATCATCCTATGAAGGTAACCCACTACTTTATGGACCTCCAATCACACCAATATCTAGGCCTACACCTGCCACTACCATTGATGATGAGGTTGACACCAACTTACATGGAGATGACGACTTTTGGAAATCATATTACATGGGTATGGGTTCTGGATTTGCAGTTGGATTTTGGGGAATTTGTGGTCTTATATTTCTCAATCATCGATGCAGACATTTACTTTTTGCTTCATTGAGTCTCGCAAAGGATTGGATTTATGTAACAGTTGTTGTGATTTTCCGGAAGTTTAAAAG GTTTTTGGCATCCTTACATTCATAA